In Oryza sativa Japonica Group chromosome 11, ASM3414082v1, the following are encoded in one genomic region:
- the LOC136353830 gene encoding uncharacterized protein has translation MPCDACGCACAHGGRGVVAPMEVDDDDDEQQSLAAPLLLDLEAAAAAVGSKPPADDDDDLTTATTVVEKMAAVLSRIRLSWVFLFLLWVYLLNWVRRFTLTYTDGSIWLTTFAVMVSAIPLTELFYIHAMRIEEITEDDDDASYEEASYKHKQKMGRCILRGLLVLAWLFVIDFGRRVWGEVDELLPAIFIVSWLVITATQFLVMAGLYIEGMPPVVSET, from the exons ATGCCGTGCGACGCGTGCGGTTGCGCCTGCGcgcacggcggccgcggcgtcgtggCGCCCATGgaggtggacgacgacgacgacgagcagcaGTCGTTGGCGGCGCCGTTGCTCCTGGacctcgaggcggcggcggcggccgtggggtCTAAACCgccggccgacgacgacgatgaccttACCACGGCGACGACTGTGGTGGAGAAGATGGCGGCGGTGCTGTCCCGTATACGGCTCTCTTGG GTGTTCTTGTTTTTGCTGTGGGTGTATTTGCTGAATTGGGTGAGAAGATTTACCTTGACATACACCGACGGCAGTATATGGTTGACTACGTTTGCTGTGATGGTTTCGGCGATACCCTTGACCGAGCTCTTCTACATACATGCCATGCGCATCGAGGAGATcacggaggacgacgacgacgccagtTACGAAGAAGCATCTTATAAACACAAGCAAAAGATGGGCAGGTGCATTCTCCgg GGACTTTTGGTCTTGGCGTGGCTGTTTGTGATCGATTTTGGGAGAAGGGTTTGGGGAGAAGTTGATGAATTGCTACCTGCAATTTTTATCGTCTCCTGGCTCGTTATAACGGCGACCCAGTTCCTTGTCATGGCCGGCTTGTACATCGAGGGAATGCCACCTGTAGTGAGCGAAACTTAA